A region of Ochrobactrum quorumnocens DNA encodes the following proteins:
- a CDS encoding chorismate mutase, producing the protein MADEQNTVPAELLSLRASIDNIDAALIHMLAERFRCTKAVGVLKAERGLAAADPAREKRQVERLRGLAVDAHLDPDFAEKFLNFIVKEVIRHHEHAAANHSGN; encoded by the coding sequence ATGGCCGACGAACAGAACACCGTACCCGCTGAACTTCTGTCCTTGCGCGCGTCCATCGATAATATCGATGCAGCACTCATCCACATGCTTGCGGAGCGGTTTCGCTGCACCAAGGCTGTAGGTGTCTTGAAAGCCGAGCGCGGCCTTGCTGCTGCTGACCCGGCTCGTGAGAAGCGTCAGGTCGAGCGCCTTCGTGGCCTCGCTGTTGATGCCCATCTCGACCCAGATTTTGCCGAAAAATTCCTGAACTTTATCGTGAAGGAAGTCATTCGGCACCATGAGCATGCCGCTGCCAACCACAGCGGAAACTGA
- the ffh gene encoding signal recognition particle protein: MFESLQERLGSILNGLTGRGALSESDVTAALREVRRALIEADVSLEVVRSFTDKVREKAVGAEILKSIKPGQMVVKIVHDELIEMLGTEGVTVDLNAPAPVVIMMVGLQGSGKTTTTGKLSKRLTERQRKKVLMASLDTRRPAAQEQLRQLGIQTSVDTLPIIAGQSPVEIAKRAVQAAKLGGHDVVILDTAGRTHIDEPLMVEMADIRKAANPHEILLVADSLTGQDAVNLARNFDERVGITGIVLTRMDGDGRGGAALSMRAITGKPIKLIATGEKMDALEEFYPKRIADRILGMGDIVSLVEKAAENIDAEKAAAMAKKMQSGKFDLNDLADQLGQMKKLGGMGSIMGMMPGMGGMKDKAAAAGLDDKVFDRQIAIIGSMTKAERANPDLLKHSRKQRIAKGSGTNAADINKLLKMHRQMADMMKVMGKGKGGMMKQMMGGLAGKMGLGGLGGGMGGMPDLSKMDPKQLEALAKQAEAAGLTKGGGLPGLPGLGGPKLPGLGGGLPGLPKKK; this comes from the coding sequence ATGTTTGAATCACTTCAGGAGCGTCTTGGCTCCATTCTGAACGGCTTGACCGGACGCGGCGCTCTCTCTGAAAGCGACGTGACGGCTGCGCTGCGCGAAGTGCGTCGTGCGCTGATTGAAGCCGATGTCTCGCTGGAAGTGGTTCGTTCGTTCACTGACAAGGTCCGCGAAAAGGCTGTCGGTGCAGAAATCCTCAAGAGCATCAAGCCCGGTCAGATGGTCGTCAAGATCGTCCACGACGAGCTTATCGAAATGCTGGGCACTGAAGGTGTCACGGTTGATCTGAATGCGCCTGCACCTGTCGTCATTATGATGGTTGGTTTGCAGGGTTCGGGTAAGACGACCACCACCGGTAAGCTTTCCAAGCGCCTCACGGAGCGTCAGCGCAAGAAGGTGCTGATGGCGTCGCTTGATACGCGTCGTCCGGCAGCGCAGGAACAGCTCCGTCAGCTCGGCATTCAGACGTCTGTTGATACACTGCCGATCATTGCTGGTCAGTCGCCCGTCGAGATTGCCAAGCGCGCCGTTCAGGCTGCGAAACTTGGCGGTCATGATGTGGTCATCCTAGATACCGCAGGCCGTACGCATATCGACGAGCCGCTGATGGTGGAAATGGCGGATATCCGCAAAGCCGCCAATCCGCATGAAATTCTGCTCGTAGCCGATAGCCTCACTGGTCAGGACGCCGTCAATCTGGCACGCAACTTTGATGAGCGCGTTGGCATTACCGGTATCGTTCTGACCCGTATGGATGGTGATGGCCGTGGCGGCGCAGCACTTTCGATGCGTGCCATTACTGGCAAGCCGATCAAGCTGATCGCCACCGGCGAAAAGATGGATGCGCTTGAGGAGTTCTATCCCAAGCGTATTGCCGACCGTATTCTCGGCATGGGCGACATTGTTTCGCTCGTCGAAAAAGCTGCCGAAAACATCGATGCGGAAAAAGCTGCAGCGATGGCCAAGAAGATGCAGTCGGGCAAGTTTGATCTTAATGATCTTGCTGACCAGCTTGGCCAGATGAAAAAGCTCGGTGGCATGGGCAGCATCATGGGTATGATGCCCGGCATGGGCGGAATGAAGGACAAGGCGGCGGCAGCCGGTCTTGACGACAAGGTATTTGATCGTCAGATCGCAATCATCGGTTCGATGACCAAAGCCGAACGCGCCAATCCAGACCTTCTCAAGCATAGCCGCAAGCAGCGCATCGCCAAAGGTTCAGGCACGAATGCTGCCGACATCAACAAGCTTCTCAAGATGCACCGACAGATGGCCGACATGATGAAAGTCATGGGCAAGGGCAAGGGCGGAATGATGAAGCAGATGATGGGCGGCCTGGCTGGCAAGATGGGGCTTGGTGGTCTTGGTGGTGGTATGGGTGGCATGCCTGATCTCTCCAAGATGGATCCCAAGCAGCTCGAAGCGCTGGCCAAACAGGCGGAAGCAGCTGGTCTAACCAAAGGCGGCGGTCTTCCAGGATTGCCCGGTTTAGGTGGACCTAAGCTTCCTGGTCTTGGTGGTGGTCTCCCCGGGCTACCTAAGAAGAAGTGA
- a CDS encoding L-lactate permease produces MSNGFLALFAFLPIFVAGVMLVGFRIQARTAMPVTYIVTVIIAMALWGMSGNRIIASTIQGLIQTAGLLWIIFGAILLLNTLKHSGGISAIRSGFAQISPDRRIQVFLIAWLFGSFIEGASGFGTPAAVVAPLMVAVGFPALAAVTFGLIIQSTPVSFGAVGTPLIVGVQSGLNREALTGQLQGAGSSWEYFFHVITSEVAILHAICGTLIPLFLVLIMTRFFGRNRSWTEGLAILPFALFAAISFTIPYALSAVFLGAEFPSMIGGLVGLAFATLAARAGFLMPKDTWDFAPASEWPEGWMGSVEMKLDELTSRKISLGLAWTPYILLALFLVISRTFPAVGSALKSVTFAATNIMGETGISGDFAPLFLPGGLLVIVCLITFFIHRMSVTQLSKAFGESTKTLLGAGFVLLFTVPMVRVMINSGVNSKELVSMPLMVADWVAVEVGNIYPFFAPSVGALGAFLAGSNTVSNLMLSQFQYGVAEGLGISGALMVAGQSVGAAAGNMIAIHNVVAASATVGLLGREGLTMRMTIIPTIYYVTLAGTLLLIGFYVLGIGDPLVGAVAQ; encoded by the coding sequence GTGTCGAATGGATTTCTTGCGTTATTTGCATTTTTGCCGATTTTCGTAGCCGGTGTAATGCTGGTTGGATTTCGTATTCAAGCCCGGACCGCCATGCCGGTCACTTACATTGTCACAGTCATTATTGCCATGGCCCTATGGGGTATGAGCGGCAATCGCATCATCGCTTCTACCATTCAGGGCTTGATCCAGACTGCCGGATTGCTCTGGATCATCTTCGGAGCGATCCTGCTGCTTAACACACTGAAGCATTCGGGCGGCATTTCTGCGATCCGGTCTGGTTTCGCACAAATTAGTCCCGATCGACGCATTCAGGTGTTTCTGATTGCGTGGCTTTTCGGTTCCTTCATTGAAGGGGCGTCTGGCTTTGGAACGCCTGCGGCTGTTGTCGCTCCATTGATGGTTGCCGTTGGCTTCCCAGCGCTTGCCGCCGTCACATTCGGTCTCATTATTCAATCGACGCCCGTTTCATTTGGAGCGGTTGGAACTCCTCTCATTGTGGGCGTTCAGTCGGGCCTCAATCGCGAGGCATTGACGGGGCAACTTCAGGGCGCTGGTTCAAGCTGGGAATACTTCTTTCACGTCATCACGTCGGAAGTAGCCATTCTGCATGCAATTTGTGGCACTTTAATTCCGCTCTTTCTTGTTCTTATCATGACGCGTTTCTTCGGGCGCAACCGGTCGTGGACAGAGGGGCTGGCCATTCTGCCTTTCGCGCTCTTCGCAGCCATTTCATTCACAATACCTTACGCTCTAAGCGCGGTGTTTCTGGGTGCGGAATTTCCGTCAATGATCGGCGGTCTGGTCGGTCTGGCTTTCGCCACGCTTGCAGCACGTGCCGGATTTCTGATGCCAAAAGACACGTGGGATTTTGCGCCAGCGTCTGAATGGCCGGAAGGCTGGATGGGCAGCGTCGAGATGAAACTCGATGAGCTGACATCACGGAAAATATCGTTGGGACTTGCCTGGACGCCCTACATACTTCTGGCGCTGTTCCTTGTGATAAGCCGTACATTCCCTGCTGTTGGCAGTGCATTGAAGTCGGTGACTTTCGCTGCAACCAATATCATGGGGGAAACCGGAATAAGCGGTGACTTTGCGCCCTTGTTCCTACCTGGAGGGCTGCTCGTCATTGTCTGCCTGATCACGTTCTTCATTCACCGCATGTCTGTAACACAACTATCCAAGGCGTTTGGGGAGAGTACAAAGACGTTGCTCGGCGCTGGCTTTGTGCTGCTCTTCACCGTCCCAATGGTTCGAGTGATGATCAATTCAGGCGTCAATTCAAAGGAGTTGGTAAGTATGCCGCTGATGGTTGCGGATTGGGTGGCTGTCGAGGTCGGCAATATCTATCCATTCTTCGCTCCATCCGTCGGTGCTCTCGGCGCGTTTCTTGCAGGTTCCAATACTGTTTCCAATCTCATGCTGAGTCAGTTCCAGTACGGTGTTGCGGAAGGGCTGGGAATATCCGGGGCTTTGATGGTTGCAGGACAGTCGGTTGGTGCTGCGGCGGGCAATATGATCGCTATTCATAATGTCGTTGCTGCTTCTGCAACGGTCGGATTATTGGGCCGCGAAGGCTTGACGATGCGCATGACCATCATTCCGACGATCTATTATGTGACGCTGGCAGGCACGTTGTTGTTAATCGGCTTCTATGTGCTGGGCATCGGCGATCCACTTGTCGGAGCAGTTGCACAATAA
- a CDS encoding lytic murein transglycosylase — MALFAKGRSWTAAAVLAVGMMAGTGLAEAAQCGNNGAGYNAWLQQTIKEAQGRGIGKRAISALTNTKYAQATINADRNQKSFKLSFEQFMQKRGANTIIQRGRSMKKQNAALFAAIEKRYGVPAGPLLAIWGMETGFGAYLGKQHTLSAVATLAYDCRRSDYFTQQLYAALKLIDNQDLDPNAVGAMHGEIGQTQFLPVNVLKYGVDGDGSGHIDMARSKADALYSTANFLVGHGWRRGAGYQPGEANYGAIQGWNAASVYQRAIAEMGKAIDE; from the coding sequence ATGGCATTGTTTGCCAAGGGCCGGTCTTGGACGGCAGCAGCAGTTCTTGCAGTGGGCATGATGGCCGGAACTGGCCTAGCCGAGGCAGCCCAGTGCGGAAACAACGGCGCTGGCTATAATGCCTGGCTCCAGCAGACGATCAAGGAAGCGCAGGGACGTGGTATTGGCAAGCGTGCAATCAGCGCACTGACCAATACAAAATATGCGCAGGCCACGATCAATGCTGATCGCAATCAGAAGAGCTTCAAGCTTTCCTTCGAGCAGTTCATGCAGAAGCGTGGCGCAAACACGATCATCCAGCGCGGACGTTCGATGAAGAAGCAGAATGCAGCGCTCTTTGCTGCAATCGAAAAGCGCTATGGCGTTCCTGCCGGCCCGTTGCTTGCAATCTGGGGTATGGAAACTGGCTTCGGTGCCTATCTCGGCAAGCAGCACACGCTTTCGGCTGTTGCAACGCTTGCCTATGATTGCCGCCGCAGCGACTATTTCACCCAGCAGCTTTATGCAGCGCTCAAGCTGATCGACAATCAGGATCTCGATCCAAATGCTGTCGGCGCCATGCATGGCGAAATCGGCCAGACACAGTTCCTGCCTGTTAACGTTCTGAAATACGGCGTGGACGGCGATGGCAGCGGTCATATTGACATGGCTCGCTCTAAGGCGGATGCACTCTATTCGACTGCTAACTTCCTCGTCGGTCACGGCTGGAGACGCGGCGCTGGCTACCAGCCAGGTGAAGCCAACTACGGCGCGATCCAGGGCTGGAATGCTGCAAGCGTTTACCAGCGCGCCATTGCCGAAATGGGCAAGGCAATCGACGAATAA
- a CDS encoding carbonic anhydrase, with protein sequence MADIPDTLLAGYQTFMSEHFASETARYKELAEKGQAPETLVIACCDSRAAPETIFNTAPGEIFVLRNVANLIPPYEPDGEFHAASAALEFAVQSLKVKNIVVMGHGRCGGIKAALDTQSAPLSPSDFIGKWMSLIAPAAETISGNQLMTPTERQTALERISIRYSLNNLRTFPCVDILEKKGKLTLYGAWFDISTGELWVMDQQTGDFKRPEGSVIDAPETAA encoded by the coding sequence ATGGCTGATATTCCAGATACACTCCTCGCCGGTTACCAAACCTTCATGAGCGAGCATTTCGCGTCTGAAACGGCACGTTATAAGGAACTCGCTGAAAAAGGTCAGGCACCAGAAACGCTGGTCATTGCCTGCTGCGATTCCCGCGCCGCTCCGGAAACAATCTTCAACACGGCACCGGGCGAAATATTCGTTTTGCGCAATGTTGCCAATCTTATTCCGCCTTATGAGCCGGATGGTGAATTCCATGCGGCTTCTGCTGCGCTCGAATTTGCAGTGCAGAGCCTCAAGGTTAAGAATATCGTCGTCATGGGCCATGGTCGATGCGGCGGTATTAAAGCAGCGCTTGATACGCAAAGCGCGCCGCTTTCACCAAGCGACTTTATCGGCAAGTGGATGAGCCTGATTGCGCCAGCGGCGGAGACCATCAGTGGCAACCAGCTGATGACACCGACCGAGCGTCAGACTGCGCTGGAGCGTATTTCGATCCGCTACTCGCTCAACAATCTGCGCACATTCCCATGTGTCGACATTCTTGAGAAGAAGGGCAAGCTTACCCTTTATGGCGCGTGGTTTGATATTTCGACCGGCGAGCTGTGGGTGATGGATCAGCAGACCGGTGACTTCAAGAGACCTGAAGGTTCGGTCATAGACGCACCGGAAACAGCAGCATAA
- the pdxY gene encoding pyridoxal kinase PdxY, translated as MTLSAPSDATTVIVISSHVVRGSVGNRAAVFALETLGFPVWAVPTVVLPWHPGHGPAGRIVPPPQEFATLMQDLERAPWLGEVGAILTGYLGHPEQTEAVAGLIKAVKARNPNALYLCDPVIGDQKGLYVPEATAVGIRDKLLPLADIATPNRFELSWLTGVPLEDNKALMEAALDAGPATMLVTSAFPLMTGSIGNILLTPTAALMAEHRCVEGPTNGLGDLTSAVFLARKLSGLSDEKMLQSTTAAVFEIMARSAKRGADELMLEADASSLATPMAMVQTRRLVHPTKGLRA; from the coding sequence ATGACGCTCTCAGCGCCGTCGGATGCGACAACCGTTATTGTCATTTCAAGTCATGTCGTTCGCGGTTCGGTGGGCAATCGCGCCGCGGTTTTCGCATTGGAAACGCTGGGTTTTCCTGTTTGGGCCGTACCAACTGTGGTGTTGCCATGGCATCCTGGTCATGGGCCTGCTGGGCGCATTGTGCCGCCGCCGCAGGAATTTGCGACATTGATGCAGGATCTGGAACGCGCGCCGTGGCTGGGTGAAGTGGGTGCGATCCTGACCGGATACCTCGGGCATCCCGAACAAACAGAAGCTGTAGCCGGACTGATCAAGGCGGTGAAAGCGCGCAATCCAAATGCGCTCTATCTGTGTGATCCGGTTATCGGCGATCAAAAGGGGCTGTATGTTCCTGAAGCGACGGCCGTCGGCATCCGCGACAAGTTGTTGCCGCTTGCCGATATTGCCACGCCCAATCGATTTGAGTTGTCCTGGCTGACCGGCGTGCCGCTTGAAGATAACAAGGCACTGATGGAAGCAGCACTTGATGCGGGGCCTGCGACGATGCTGGTGACATCTGCTTTCCCGCTTATGACGGGCAGTATCGGTAATATTTTGCTGACGCCTACGGCCGCATTGATGGCGGAGCATCGTTGTGTCGAAGGCCCCACCAATGGTCTTGGAGATCTAACTTCGGCGGTGTTTCTGGCGCGCAAACTTTCCGGTCTTTCCGACGAGAAGATGTTGCAAAGTACGACAGCTGCAGTGTTTGAGATCATGGCTCGTTCTGCGAAGCGCGGGGCTGATGAACTGATGCTGGAAGCAGATGCGTCCAGTCTCGCAACGCCGATGGCAATGGTACAAACCCGACGGTTGGTACATCCAACCAAGGGATTGCGCGCATAA
- a CDS encoding NADP-dependent oxidoreductase translates to MATKVNQRIVLASRPDGQPVAENFRLEEVAIPSPGEGELLLKLRYLSLDPYMRGRMSAAKSYAAPVEIGGVMDGGTVGEVVESRSAGFAPGDLVLSHSGWQSYALAKATDVRKLDQKAAPVTTALGILGMPGFTAYSGLLTIGQPKEGETVVVAAATGPVGSAVGQIAKLKGARAVGIAGGADKCRALIEEFGFDAAIDHRSDNFAEELAAACPKGIDVYFENVGGKVFAGVFPLLNQFARVPVCGLIAQYNQSGAFDGPDRLPVFMRDVLSKSLTIRGFIQRDFVEQRPAFYHDMAKWIADGHVRYREDIVDGLENAPKAFFSLLEGGNFGKLIVKIA, encoded by the coding sequence ATGGCCACGAAAGTCAATCAACGTATCGTCCTCGCATCGCGTCCCGATGGGCAGCCGGTAGCTGAGAATTTTCGACTTGAGGAAGTGGCAATCCCAAGCCCGGGCGAAGGTGAACTGCTTCTGAAACTGCGTTACCTTTCGCTTGATCCCTATATGCGTGGGCGCATGAGTGCCGCCAAATCCTATGCTGCACCTGTCGAGATCGGCGGCGTCATGGATGGTGGGACCGTGGGCGAAGTGGTTGAAAGTCGAAGCGCTGGTTTTGCGCCGGGCGACCTCGTGCTTTCCCATTCGGGCTGGCAAAGTTATGCGCTGGCAAAAGCCACCGATGTTCGCAAGCTTGATCAGAAAGCAGCGCCCGTAACCACGGCACTTGGCATTCTTGGAATGCCGGGCTTTACCGCTTATTCGGGCCTTCTCACAATTGGTCAACCGAAAGAAGGTGAGACCGTTGTGGTCGCCGCAGCAACAGGACCTGTGGGTTCAGCTGTTGGCCAGATTGCGAAGCTGAAAGGCGCGCGCGCTGTCGGCATCGCGGGTGGTGCAGATAAATGTCGTGCGCTGATTGAAGAGTTTGGCTTTGATGCAGCAATTGATCATCGTAGCGATAACTTTGCAGAAGAGCTGGCCGCAGCCTGCCCCAAAGGCATTGACGTTTATTTTGAGAATGTAGGCGGCAAAGTCTTTGCGGGAGTTTTCCCGCTGCTCAATCAGTTTGCGCGTGTGCCGGTCTGTGGTCTGATTGCCCAATATAACCAAAGCGGAGCGTTCGATGGACCGGATCGACTGCCGGTTTTCATGCGGGACGTTTTGTCAAAGAGCCTTACCATTCGCGGTTTTATCCAGCGTGATTTCGTGGAGCAGCGCCCGGCCTTCTATCATGATATGGCGAAGTGGATTGCCGATGGTCATGTGCGCTATCGCGAGGACATTGTTGACGGGCTTGAAAATGCACCAAAAGCCTTCTTCTCGCTGCTTGAGGGCGGTAATTTTGGCAAGCTGATCGTGAAAATCGCATGA
- a CDS encoding CoA-acylating methylmalonate-semialdehyde dehydrogenase produces the protein MRTVGHFIGGKHVAGKSGRTSDIFQPLDGTVQGTVALATKDEVREAVENAKAAQPAWGATNPQRRVRILRKFLELVEAEYDSLAELLAREHGKTIADAKGDIQRGLEVVEVCLGSAHMLKGEFTDNAGTGIDTYSMRQPLGVVAGITPFNFPAMIPLWKAGPAIACGNAFVLKPSERDPGVPMRLAELFMEAGLPAGIFNVVNGDKDAVDALLDDPDVQAIGFVGSTPIAQYIYGRGCSNGKRVQCFGGAKNHMLIMPDADMDQTVDALIGAGYGSAGERCMAISVAVPVGEDTANRLMEKLIPRVESLKIGPSTDNSADYGPVVTKAALDRIRGYVDLGVEEGAKLVVDGRNFKMQGYENGFYMGGCLFDNVTSDMRIYKEEIFGPVLSVVRAKTYEEALALPNEHEYGNGVAIFTRDGDAARDFASRVQVGMVGINVPIPVPIAYYTFGGWKASGFGDLNQHGPDAFRFYTKTKTVTSRWPSGVKDGAEFVIPTMK, from the coding sequence AAGTCCGCGAAGCGGTGGAAAATGCCAAGGCCGCACAGCCTGCATGGGGTGCAACCAACCCGCAGCGCCGCGTTCGTATTTTGCGCAAGTTCCTTGAACTGGTTGAAGCCGAATATGACAGCCTTGCCGAACTGCTTGCACGTGAACACGGCAAAACCATTGCTGACGCCAAGGGCGATATTCAGCGCGGTCTTGAAGTGGTCGAGGTTTGTCTTGGCTCTGCGCATATGCTGAAGGGCGAATTCACCGACAATGCAGGAACCGGCATCGACACCTATTCCATGCGCCAGCCGCTGGGTGTGGTTGCTGGTATTACTCCGTTCAACTTCCCGGCAATGATTCCCCTTTGGAAGGCCGGACCTGCGATTGCTTGCGGCAATGCTTTTGTGTTGAAGCCATCCGAGCGCGATCCAGGTGTGCCGATGCGCTTGGCCGAACTGTTCATGGAAGCCGGTCTTCCAGCCGGCATTTTCAACGTCGTCAATGGCGACAAGGATGCCGTTGATGCGCTGCTTGATGATCCTGATGTTCAGGCTATTGGCTTTGTCGGCTCAACACCGATTGCGCAGTATATCTATGGTCGCGGCTGCTCGAACGGCAAGCGCGTCCAGTGTTTCGGTGGTGCCAAGAACCACATGCTGATCATGCCGGATGCGGACATGGATCAGACCGTGGATGCACTAATCGGCGCGGGTTACGGTTCGGCAGGCGAACGCTGCATGGCGATCTCGGTAGCTGTTCCGGTTGGTGAAGACACTGCAAACCGCCTGATGGAAAAGTTGATCCCACGCGTTGAATCGCTAAAGATTGGTCCTTCGACTGATAATTCAGCTGATTACGGTCCGGTTGTTACCAAGGCTGCACTAGATCGCATTCGTGGTTATGTCGATCTCGGTGTCGAAGAAGGTGCAAAGCTCGTCGTCGATGGCCGCAACTTCAAGATGCAGGGTTATGAAAACGGCTTCTACATGGGTGGTTGCCTGTTCGATAATGTCACGTCGGATATGCGCATCTATAAGGAAGAAATCTTCGGTCCGGTTCTCTCGGTTGTGCGCGCTAAGACCTACGAGGAAGCGCTGGCCCTTCCGAATGAACATGAATACGGCAACGGCGTTGCCATTTTCACCCGCGACGGTGATGCAGCCCGGGATTTCGCAAGCCGTGTTCAGGTCGGCATGGTTGGTATCAATGTGCCGATCCCTGTTCCGATTGCTTATTACACCTTTGGTGGCTGGAAAGCTTCTGGCTTCGGTGATCTCAACCAGCATGGCCCGGATGCATTCCGCTTCTATACCAAGACCAAGACAGTCACCTCGCGCTGGCCGTCAGGCGTCAAGGACGGAGCCGAATTCGTTATTCCAACGATGAAGTAA